The Streptomyces cynarae genome contains a region encoding:
- a CDS encoding TetR/AcrR family transcriptional regulator — protein MDDKPGLRERKKQRTRAAISEAAITLFLEHGFKQVSVAQVAEAAEVSKRTLFAYFPAKEDLVVHRLADHETEIARVVRARRPGTAPLTAVRENFLRGLRERDPFTGLSDHPEVRRLLRMILDAPSLVARMERFKTGAERALAEALRETAETPELTARLAAVQIVAVHWALAQDNAERLAYGEPADERYAGAVADAEHAFALLENGLRHLTPQR, from the coding sequence GTGGACGACAAGCCAGGACTCCGGGAACGAAAGAAGCAGCGGACCCGCGCGGCGATCTCCGAAGCGGCGATCACGCTCTTCCTCGAACACGGCTTCAAACAGGTCTCGGTGGCCCAGGTGGCCGAGGCCGCCGAGGTGTCCAAACGCACGCTCTTCGCCTACTTCCCGGCGAAGGAGGACCTCGTGGTGCACCGTCTCGCCGACCACGAGACCGAGATCGCGCGCGTCGTGCGGGCCCGCCGGCCCGGCACCGCGCCGCTGACCGCAGTGCGCGAGAACTTCCTCAGGGGGCTGCGCGAGCGGGACCCGTTCACCGGGCTCAGCGACCATCCCGAGGTGCGCAGACTCCTCCGGATGATCCTGGACGCGCCCTCGCTGGTGGCCCGGATGGAACGGTTCAAGACCGGCGCCGAACGCGCACTCGCTGAGGCGTTGCGGGAGACGGCGGAGACTCCGGAACTCACCGCGCGGCTGGCTGCCGTCCAGATCGTCGCGGTCCACTGGGCGCTGGCCCAGGACAACGCCGAACGCCTGGCGTACGGGGAGCCGGCCGACGAGCGCTATGCGGGTGCGGTGGCCGACGCTGAACACGCGTTCGCGCTGCTGGAGAACGGATTGCGGCACCTGACCCCGCAGCGGTGA
- a CDS encoding LacI family DNA-binding transcriptional regulator: protein MDVARLAGVSQKTVSRVFNGERYVSAEVRRRVLEAAEGLGYRVNGAARALASGRTRSIGVVALGTALYGPASLLIGIERAARDAGYALRVVNTLEGEAGGVAGAVESLLEQGVDGIVVSEPIDEGEVSVGVDVPVLVLGAPAAFGGPRVVVAGVGAQLLACAATEHLLDLGHQTVHHVAGPGRWFAARDRLEGWRAALVARGRDQPAVVEGDWSAASGYAAGRELVGEGDVTAVFAANDDMAIGLIRALAEAGLRVPEDVSVVGFDDSPVSAYVTPPLTTVRQPFDAVAREGLRLLVQAIEKPDAEPAPASDPPVELVVRASTARPRARKAPAGRRRAAPRSRGSAHAPPTGDGPPVTD from the coding sequence GTGGATGTGGCGCGTTTGGCGGGTGTGTCGCAGAAGACGGTGTCCCGGGTCTTCAATGGTGAGCGGTATGTCTCGGCCGAGGTGCGTCGGCGGGTGCTCGAGGCTGCCGAGGGGCTCGGTTACCGGGTGAACGGTGCGGCCCGGGCGCTGGCCTCCGGGCGGACCCGGTCCATCGGTGTGGTCGCGTTGGGTACGGCCTTGTACGGTCCTGCCTCGCTGCTCATCGGTATCGAGCGTGCCGCGCGGGATGCGGGCTATGCGCTTCGGGTGGTGAACACGCTGGAGGGTGAGGCTGGGGGAGTCGCGGGGGCGGTGGAGTCGCTGCTCGAGCAGGGTGTGGACGGCATCGTGGTTTCCGAGCCCATCGACGAGGGTGAGGTCTCGGTGGGTGTCGATGTGCCGGTTCTCGTCCTTGGTGCGCCCGCCGCGTTCGGCGGTCCCCGGGTGGTGGTCGCGGGGGTGGGGGCGCAGTTGCTGGCGTGTGCGGCCACGGAGCATCTGCTTGATCTGGGGCATCAGACGGTGCATCACGTTGCGGGTCCTGGGCGGTGGTTTGCTGCTCGGGACCGGCTTGAGGGGTGGCGTGCGGCGCTGGTGGCGCGTGGCAGGGATCAGCCTGCGGTCGTCGAGGGTGACTGGTCGGCCGCGTCCGGGTATGCGGCGGGTCGTGAGCTTGTCGGCGAGGGGGATGTGACGGCGGTGTTCGCGGCGAATGACGACATGGCCATCGGTCTGATCCGTGCGCTGGCGGAGGCGGGCCTGCGGGTGCCGGAGGACGTGAGTGTCGTCGGGTTCGACGACAGCCCCGTCTCCGCGTATGTGACCCCTCCGTTGACCACGGTGCGCCAGCCCTTCGACGCTGTGGCGCGGGAGGGGCTGCGGCTTCTGGTGCAGGCCATCGAGAAACCGGACGCGGAGCCGGCGCCCGCGAGTGATCCACCGGTCGAACTCGTCGTCCGCGCCTCCACCGCCCGCCCTCGGGCCCGAAAGGCCCCGGCAGGCAGGCGGCGCGCGGCCCCGCGCTCGCGCGGCTCGGCACACGCACCCCCGACAGGAGACGGACCGCCCGTCACCGACTGA
- a CDS encoding type I glutamate--ammonia ligase, protein MTTLADPVPGGRPGDVERATALEVELSARGVHGVVLAYVDTAGIGRVKTVPTARLSWATAWGVGMSPVFDTFLANDAIVSTDVLGSPDGDLRLYPDLDHLVVLSGQPGWAWAPVDRITQEGERHPACSRSFLRRIVTDAARDHGITFKAAIEVEWAVGQGAAPGDAFVPATSGPAYGATRQVELSDYAVELLAAFAAQGVEVDQIHPEYAPGQFEISVGALDPVAAADRSVLVRQTIRAVSQRHGLKVSFSPAVSAEGVGNGGHVHLSAWRDGANLHAHGERRYGMTSAAESFAAGLLAHLPALTAVTAPSPASYLRLKPSQWAGVFTAWGHETRESAVRVITGTAGMRSRAANLEVKPVDLAANPYLALGCLIAAGLDGLESSSPLPEEITGDPARFTAEEAVARGVRRLPTSLEESVRNFREDELLRTALGPVLADAVIAVRLGEIAAVAGLDDELVAAAYRWKY, encoded by the coding sequence ATGACCACCCTTGCCGACCCCGTCCCCGGCGGGCGCCCGGGTGACGTCGAGCGGGCCACCGCGCTGGAGGTGGAATTGTCGGCGCGGGGGGTGCACGGCGTCGTCCTGGCGTACGTCGACACCGCGGGCATCGGCCGGGTGAAGACCGTCCCGACGGCCCGGCTCTCGTGGGCGACCGCCTGGGGGGTGGGAATGTCCCCGGTGTTCGACACCTTCCTGGCGAACGACGCCATCGTCTCCACCGACGTGCTGGGCTCCCCGGACGGCGATCTTCGCCTGTATCCCGACCTGGACCACCTGGTGGTGCTGTCCGGACAGCCGGGCTGGGCCTGGGCCCCGGTCGACCGGATCACCCAGGAGGGTGAACGGCACCCGGCGTGCAGCCGCAGCTTCCTGCGCCGTATCGTCACGGACGCGGCTCGGGACCACGGCATCACGTTCAAGGCGGCCATCGAGGTCGAATGGGCCGTCGGGCAGGGGGCCGCACCAGGGGACGCGTTCGTCCCCGCGACATCCGGTCCTGCCTACGGCGCCACCCGGCAGGTCGAACTGAGCGACTACGCCGTCGAGTTGCTCGCGGCGTTCGCGGCGCAGGGCGTGGAGGTCGACCAGATCCACCCCGAGTACGCGCCCGGGCAGTTCGAGATCTCGGTCGGCGCGCTCGACCCGGTGGCCGCAGCCGACCGGAGCGTGCTGGTACGGCAGACCATCCGCGCGGTGTCCCAGCGTCATGGACTGAAGGTCTCCTTCTCACCGGCGGTCTCGGCGGAAGGCGTCGGCAACGGCGGGCACGTCCATCTCTCCGCCTGGCGTGACGGGGCGAATCTGCACGCACATGGCGAGCGCCGCTACGGCATGACCTCCGCGGCGGAGTCGTTCGCCGCGGGCCTGCTCGCCCACTTGCCGGCCCTCACGGCGGTGACCGCCCCCAGCCCGGCGAGCTATCTGCGCCTCAAACCCTCGCAGTGGGCCGGCGTCTTCACCGCATGGGGTCACGAGACCCGCGAATCCGCGGTGCGCGTCATCACCGGCACGGCGGGCATGCGCAGCCGGGCGGCGAACCTGGAGGTGAAACCGGTCGACCTGGCCGCCAACCCGTATCTGGCGCTCGGATGCCTCATCGCCGCAGGCCTCGACGGCCTGGAGTCGTCCTCGCCGCTGCCCGAGGAGATCACCGGAGATCCCGCACGGTTCACCGCCGAGGAAGCGGTGGCCCGGGGCGTGCGCCGGCTGCCGACGTCACTGGAGGAGTCCGTCCGGAACTTCCGCGAGGACGAACTGCTTCGCACCGCATTGGGGCCGGTCCTGGCGGACGCCGTGATCGCCGTGCGCCTCGGGGAGATCGCAGCGGTGGCCGGGCTCGACGACGAGCTCGTGGCAGCGGCTTACCGGTGGAAGTACTGA
- a CDS encoding amidohydrolase, giving the protein MSSSSAPATGPIHEAVAGLPLVDHHCHGVLAADPSPETFHSLITEGDVWPGSGISPFDSPVGVALRRHCAPLLDLPRHATATEYLARRAELGWREVNRRFIAAAGTDVFCVDTGYTPHRLTTPAELAGASGRPAAAAYEVVRLETIAEGVAGEGVEPDEYASAFVAATRDAVDERRAVAVKSVAAYRTGFDLDPSRPSDADVTEAARRWLAPAGTGGKADGAEEETGTPPRLNDPVLVRHLLWTAVDLGLPLQLHTGFGDNDIRMHRVDPTHLTDWLHRTSGTIAVLLLHCWPYQRQAAYLATVFEQVYLDVGLTLHHVGPVRARAILEEALEITPFRKLLYSSDAYGIPEFYQLGALAFRRGLAELLQDRVDADELSLPDARRIAAWTGRDNACRVYGLPR; this is encoded by the coding sequence GTGAGCAGCTCATCCGCACCCGCCACCGGGCCGATCCACGAGGCCGTCGCCGGTCTGCCCCTCGTCGATCACCACTGTCATGGCGTCCTCGCCGCCGATCCGAGTCCGGAGACGTTCCACTCGTTGATCACCGAAGGCGACGTGTGGCCCGGGAGCGGCATCTCCCCTTTCGACAGTCCCGTCGGCGTGGCCCTCCGCCGCCACTGCGCCCCGCTGCTGGACCTGCCGCGGCACGCTACCGCCACGGAGTACCTGGCACGGCGCGCCGAGTTGGGCTGGCGCGAGGTGAACCGCAGGTTCATCGCCGCTGCGGGGACGGACGTGTTCTGCGTCGACACCGGCTACACGCCGCACCGCCTCACGACACCCGCGGAGCTCGCCGGCGCCTCGGGTCGTCCGGCGGCAGCCGCATATGAAGTCGTACGCCTGGAGACCATCGCCGAGGGAGTGGCAGGCGAGGGAGTGGAACCGGACGAGTACGCCTCGGCGTTCGTCGCCGCCACGCGGGACGCCGTGGACGAGCGGCGCGCGGTGGCGGTGAAGTCCGTCGCCGCCTATCGCACCGGATTCGACCTGGACCCCAGCCGGCCTTCGGACGCGGACGTCACCGAGGCGGCACGGCGCTGGCTGGCCCCGGCAGGAACCGGCGGCAAGGCTGACGGAGCCGAGGAGGAGACCGGTACCCCTCCCCGCCTGAACGATCCCGTCCTCGTACGGCACCTGCTCTGGACGGCGGTGGACCTCGGGCTGCCCCTTCAACTGCACACGGGCTTCGGGGACAACGACATCAGGATGCATCGGGTCGACCCCACCCATCTGACCGACTGGCTGCACCGCACCTCCGGCACGATCGCCGTGCTGCTCCTGCACTGCTGGCCCTATCAGCGTCAGGCCGCCTACCTGGCCACGGTGTTCGAGCAGGTGTACCTCGACGTGGGGCTCACCCTGCACCACGTCGGCCCCGTCCGCGCCCGGGCGATCCTTGAGGAGGCCCTTGAGATCACCCCGTTCCGCAAGCTCCTCTACAGCTCCGACGCCTACGGGATCCCGGAGTTCTACCAGCTCGGCGCGCTGGCCTTCCGGCGGGGCCTGGCAGAGTTGCTCCAGGACCGGGTGGACGCCGACGAACTCAGCCTGCCCGACGCGCGGCGGATCGCCGCGTGGACGGGCCGCGACAACGCCTGCCGCGTGTACGGGCTGCCCCGCTGA